Sequence from the Fictibacillus arsenicus genome:
TCAATAAAAAATTGGACGATGAGGTCGAAACATTCTTCATGATGACCAATAACCAATATTCATTCTTAAGTTCAAGCATTGTAAAAGAAGCTGCAAAATATCATGCGAACGTATCGGACTTGGTTCCTGAAGTTGTAGAAGAAGCTCTTAAAGAAAAATATAACAGCCCCCGTTAGTAACGGAGGCTGTTTTTCTTAATAAGTTTTCGATGCCAAATGAATATGGAAAGCAATAAAAATCCGAGTGTTACATAGTGACTATGTGCCAGCGCAGCCATACCGTAATTACCAAAATCCTCACTTTTTTCAGTAATGAAGGCAAATGCCGGAGCTGCTCCGCTTTTAACGTGGTACAAATAAGGGAATACTAAAACACAAATAATAGCAGACAAAAACCCATGCATGATTCTCGCAATAAAGAAAGGTTTAAACTTAATATCTGTATCTGCAAGAATACTGGCAACTTGTGCCTGTACAGAAAAACCGCTAAATGCCAAGATGAAACTTGTGATTGCTGCTTGCTGTAAAACGGAGGATTGAGCAAGACTTGTTAAATTGCTGCCAAGTGTAATTTCAAAAATACCTTTTATTAATGGAAGACTTAGTGTTTCCGAAAGTGAAAACAGAAGGAAGATATAGTTCATGAGCTTTGATAAAAGATCAGCAACATGCAGCAGATCCATCATTCGGCTTAATACCGAAAACAGAATGATAAAACCGCCTATCATTAAAAGGGTTTTAGTGGACTGCTGAACGGCATCACCAAGCAGCTGACCAATAGGGCGGTTATCAGCCAGCCTTGCCTCATGCATGTGTTTAAAAGCATTTTTGAGTCCTTTCCCGCGATAAATATCATTTTGAGTTCTTTCGTCTTTTTTCCAGCCATGAAATCTCATGATCAAGCCGACAACGAAATTTCCTATATAATGACTGACGGCAAGTACGATACCAAGAGCTGCATTATGGAAAAAGCCAACTGCGATCGCACTGAACATAAAGAGAGGGTTAGAACAGTTTGTAAAAGAAACGAGACGTTCTGCTTCTATGGTAGTAATCTGTTTTTGATGCCATAGACGGGCTGTTAATTTCGCTCCTGCGGGAAAACCTGATGAGATTCCCATCGCCCAAACGAACCCTCCAGATCCAGGCACTCGAAACAGTGGCCGCATAAGAGGTTCAAATATAACACCAATAAGATGTACGACACCAAAGCCCATCAAGACCTCAGATAATATAAAAAAAGGCATAAGAGAAGGGAAAACAACATCCCACCACATTTTGAGCCCTGTTACAGATGCCATATAGGTATCTTTTGGGTATATAATAATGGAAAAAGCAATAATGATTGCAGAAGCAGCCAGTAAAAATGATTTTAAATGTGCTTTATTCATAAAGGGGAGTGCTCCTCTCACCAATAAATTACGCAATGCTTACTTGTCCTCATCCTTATTTATACGTATAGCGAATCTCTTTAGACCATATGTTAAAAAAAGACGATGCTTCCAAAGGAGGAGCAAAGGATGACTGAACCCAAAATCGGACTTGCTCTAGGATCTGGCGGTGCCAGAGGCTTTGCGCATCTTGGAGTGGTAAAAGCGTTAAGAGAAGCTGGAATTCCAATCGATATGGTGGCTGGAAGCAGTATGGGAGCGCTTGTCGGTGCAATGGTTTGCATCGGACAAAATGACGAAAACCTTTATAAAATGGCAAATCTTTTTAAACGGAAATATTATATGGACTATACAGTTCCAAAAATGGGCTTCATTACTGGCAAAAAAATAAAAGAATTAATAAAACTTCTTTCAAAGCAAAAACTTATTGAACAAACGGAGATTCCTTTGGCCATCGTTGCAACTGACTTGCTTCATGGAGAAAAAGTAGTATTTAGAACTGGACCGATAGCTGACGCAGTAAGAGCGAGCATATCTATTCCAGGAATTATGGTTCCTGAAAAGATAGACGGCAAGCTATTAGTGGATGGCGGCGTAATTGACCGTGTGCCTGTATCTGTAGTTCGAGAGATGGGGGCAGATTTGGTTATTGCAGTGGATATATCTCATTTTAAAGCCGAGCATGAGGTATCTTCTATTTTTGATGTGATCATTCAAAGCATAGATATCATGCAGCGTGAAATGGTCAGGTGGCATGAAGTATCTGCCGACATTATGATCCGTCCAATGGTAGAGCAATTCAGTTCTACGGCGTTTAAAGATGTTAATGACATCATTGCTATAGGAGAGGAAGCTGGCAGAAAGCAGGTTCCAAAAATATTAGAAAAGATTAAGACGTGGAAGGAGTCATCGAATGACCATCAATAGAGATGAGAAGAAAAATTTTTTCTCACAAAATAAATTTGTAATCTTGTTTTTAATCGCATTTGCATTCATCGCTTTTTATCCCCTTCCTTACTACATTACTTCTCCTGGAGATGCAAGGGAGCTGGATCCGATAATTCATGTAGAAGATGGTGATGAAGATGAAGGGGTCTTTATGCTGACAACCGTATCGATCGGTACAGCTAATATCCCGCAGTACATATGGGCAAAACTCAGCGATTATCGAGAAGTAATACCTGCAGATCAAATCAGAAGCGAAGATGAAACAGATGAGGAATATAACCAGCGACAGCTGCAAATGATGGAAGATTCTCAGCATGCGGCGACAATCGTTGCATATCAAGAAGCAGGAAAGAAAGTCGACATAGAATATCACGGTGTGTATGTGACGGGAATCATGTCTGGCATGCCGGCAGAAGAAAAATTAAAAGTTGGAGATAAGATCGTAGCAGTTGACCATAAACCTGTTATGGAAACTAAAAAACTGCTTGAAGTGCTAAGTCCTAAAAAAGCAGGGGACAAAGTAGATTTGACTATTTTACGCGGTGATAAAAAGATGAACGTCGCTTTAAACATTGAAGAGTTCCCAAAAAAGTATGTGCAAGATGAAGGTCCAAAAGCAGGACTAGGAATCACTTCACCTGTAGCAGATGTTTCAATCGTAACGAATCCAAAAGTTAAGATTGACACTTCTCAAATCGGAGGACCGTCTGCTGGTCTTATGTTTACTCTTGAGATCTTAGATCAGCTTAATAAAGAAGACTTAACACACGGAAAAAAAATTGCAGGAACAGGCACGATGGATCTTCAGAAAAACGTGGGTCCGATCGGAGGGATTCAGCAGAAGATAGTAGCTGCGGATGATGCAGGTGCAGAAATATTCTTTGCGCCAGTTGAAGCCAACAACTATCGTGATGCTGTTAAAGTCCAAAAGGACATCGGTTCGAAGATGAAGATCGTGCCAGTAAAGACTTTAGATGACGCTTTGGAGTATTTGGAGAAGCTTTAATTAAGGCTGTTTTCGCAATTTTTGTTGCTCTTTTAAGTGGTTAATTTCCGCTGCAGTATGCTCGCTTTCCTCGGGGCGTGCGGTGAGCCTTCTCAGCGCTCTGCGCTTACTGAGTCTCACCTGTCCCGCTGCTCCCGCAGGAGTCTCGCACCTTCCGCTCCAATTAACTTGTCAATGAAGAGAGGTAACAAAAGACTCAAAAGCAACAATCTACTAGAAAAGAGCCTTAATTAACAAAGAAAGGATGCAGATCTGTTTTAATGGGACCTGCATCCTTTTTCTTTATGTATTTGCGGCATTTAAGAAAAGAATGAGTAGCTCGTTTAGCAGGATTTATCCTTGCTGAAACGAGCGACATACGAAATTTATGAGCGCTCTTACTTCACCATCACCGGCGGAGTATTATACTCTTCCTTCTCAGCCTCTAGCCTGCTTAATGATGCTCCTTGCGCATACACTAGCGACGTTTTGGCCTCCATCTTCAAACCTTCAAAATCATGTTTTGAGACGGTCGTCACCAGAGGTAATTCTAATGATTTTTTTACAGAACTCAGATATTCGCGTCCTGTTTCTGTCATCCCTAAGACACGCAA
This genomic interval carries:
- a CDS encoding patatin-like phospholipase family protein, with the translated sequence MTEPKIGLALGSGGARGFAHLGVVKALREAGIPIDMVAGSSMGALVGAMVCIGQNDENLYKMANLFKRKYYMDYTVPKMGFITGKKIKELIKLLSKQKLIEQTEIPLAIVATDLLHGEKVVFRTGPIADAVRASISIPGIMVPEKIDGKLLVDGGVIDRVPVSVVREMGADLVIAVDISHFKAEHEVSSIFDVIIQSIDIMQREMVRWHEVSADIMIRPMVEQFSSTAFKDVNDIIAIGEEAGRKQVPKILEKIKTWKESSNDHQ
- a CDS encoding SepM family pheromone-processing serine protease, which translates into the protein MTINRDEKKNFFSQNKFVILFLIAFAFIAFYPLPYYITSPGDARELDPIIHVEDGDEDEGVFMLTTVSIGTANIPQYIWAKLSDYREVIPADQIRSEDETDEEYNQRQLQMMEDSQHAATIVAYQEAGKKVDIEYHGVYVTGIMSGMPAEEKLKVGDKIVAVDHKPVMETKKLLEVLSPKKAGDKVDLTILRGDKKMNVALNIEEFPKKYVQDEGPKAGLGITSPVADVSIVTNPKVKIDTSQIGGPSAGLMFTLEILDQLNKEDLTHGKKIAGTGTMDLQKNVGPIGGIQQKIVAADDAGAEIFFAPVEANNYRDAVKVQKDIGSKMKIVPVKTLDDALEYLEKL
- the ylbJ gene encoding sporulation integral membrane protein YlbJ, whose amino-acid sequence is MNKAHLKSFLLAASAIIIAFSIIIYPKDTYMASVTGLKMWWDVVFPSLMPFFILSEVLMGFGVVHLIGVIFEPLMRPLFRVPGSGGFVWAMGISSGFPAGAKLTARLWHQKQITTIEAERLVSFTNCSNPLFMFSAIAVGFFHNAALGIVLAVSHYIGNFVVGLIMRFHGWKKDERTQNDIYRGKGLKNAFKHMHEARLADNRPIGQLLGDAVQQSTKTLLMIGGFIILFSVLSRMMDLLHVADLLSKLMNYIFLLFSLSETLSLPLIKGIFEITLGSNLTSLAQSSVLQQAAITSFILAFSGFSVQAQVASILADTDIKFKPFFIARIMHGFLSAIICVLVFPYLYHVKSGAAPAFAFITEKSEDFGNYGMAALAHSHYVTLGFLLLSIFIWHRKLIKKNSLRY